A part of Planococcus sp. MB-3u-03 genomic DNA contains:
- a CDS encoding methylmalonyl-CoA mutase family protein, giving the protein MRAFRVLWQAFCSAYGKQAPRIPVFTETSVRSYSKLDPYVNLLRAGNAHFSAVLAGTDGHTVHPHDFLTVPTGSSRRIARNVQLVIKEESHVSHVTDVAAGSYYIESLTREYVDAAWSYFLEIQEAGGYSAVKRSGWLTDDIQAKWLDREQQVANRKASLIGTNIYANPQEPVKDAKIDTAHLEYMTAKRLATPFEKLRAKSRETSVKSAIILLEPLKAVKPQADFVQGFLSVAGIEPEISPYLSSADEVNRYIRSEELDYAVLCGSRDTFDKIIPQLDAKAAIDVAGKIDADLLKNWEANGIRDSLYAGKPLIDKLEAVLSLGKEAL; this is encoded by the coding sequence ATACGGGCATTCCGCGTATTATGGCAGGCATTCTGTTCCGCTTACGGAAAACAAGCGCCGCGCATCCCGGTATTTACGGAAACGTCAGTGCGCTCGTATTCCAAACTGGACCCTTACGTCAATTTGCTGCGTGCAGGCAATGCCCACTTTTCCGCAGTGCTAGCGGGAACGGACGGCCATACCGTGCATCCGCATGATTTCTTGACAGTTCCGACCGGCTCGAGCCGGCGCATCGCGCGCAATGTGCAATTAGTTATTAAAGAAGAATCCCATGTGTCGCATGTCACCGATGTTGCAGCTGGCTCTTATTACATCGAAAGCCTAACACGTGAATATGTCGATGCCGCATGGAGCTATTTCTTGGAAATCCAGGAAGCAGGAGGCTATTCGGCAGTCAAGAGGAGCGGCTGGCTGACAGACGATATTCAAGCCAAATGGCTCGATCGCGAACAGCAAGTGGCCAACCGCAAAGCTTCCTTGATCGGCACGAATATTTACGCCAATCCCCAGGAGCCGGTGAAAGATGCAAAAATCGATACGGCCCATTTGGAGTATATGACAGCTAAACGCTTGGCGACGCCATTCGAAAAATTACGTGCGAAAAGCCGCGAAACGAGCGTCAAATCGGCCATTATCTTGTTAGAGCCATTAAAAGCCGTGAAACCGCAGGCAGATTTTGTACAAGGTTTTCTATCCGTTGCAGGAATCGAACCTGAAATCAGCCCGTATCTTTCATCCGCTGACGAAGTCAACCGATACATCCGTTCTGAAGAGCTCGACTACGCCGTTCTGTGCGGAAGCCGTGACACCTTCGACAAGATCATTCCGCAACTCGATGCGAAAGCGGCGATTGACGTTGCCGGTAAAATCGATGCTGATCTCTTGAAGAACTGGGAAGCAAATGGCATCCGCGACTCTCTTTATGCGGGTAAACCGTTAATTGACAAATTGGAAGCAGTTTTGTCACTTGGAAAGGAGGCGCTGTAA
- a CDS encoding BrxA/BrxB family bacilliredoxin, with amino-acid sequence MSMDFNFLMNDIVTQARQELTDGGYTQLETAEDVQEAFAKPGTSLVMINSVCGCAGGIARPAALHSVHYDKRPDHLYTVFAGQDKEATAQARDLFGDDHLPSSPSFAFLKDGKLVDEIGRHEIEGHDPMSVITHIQSIFEEHCEECKKNAPVAGHFVF; translated from the coding sequence ATGAGCATGGATTTTAACTTTCTGATGAATGATATTGTTACACAAGCCCGCCAAGAACTAACAGACGGTGGCTATACACAGCTCGAAACGGCAGAAGACGTGCAAGAGGCATTCGCAAAACCCGGCACGAGCCTTGTCATGATCAACTCAGTTTGCGGATGTGCAGGCGGCATCGCACGCCCGGCTGCTCTTCACTCGGTCCATTACGATAAACGCCCGGATCACTTGTATACGGTGTTTGCCGGCCAAGATAAAGAAGCAACAGCGCAAGCGCGTGACTTGTTCGGCGATGACCATTTGCCATCGTCACCATCGTTCGCTTTCTTGAAGGACGGCAAATTAGTGGATGAAATCGGCCGCCACGAAATCGAAGGGCACGATCCGATGTCGGTCATTACGCATATCCAGTCAATTTTCGAAGAGCATTGCGAAGAATGTAAGAAAAATGCCCCGGTTGCGGGGCATTTTGTATTTTGA
- a CDS encoding aromatic acid exporter family protein: protein MKLKPYRIGYRTMKTALGAAIAIYLAQLIGLEYYVSAGILAILCIQPTKKKSVRAAFSRFVASMIAIGFAFVFFELGMYHPITLGILILLFIPVLVSLGFSDGFVSSAVILLHLYDAKNLTGALFLNEVMLMMIGFGTALIVNMYMPSIEKKLDRYREEVERLYSTIFRETTIYLRHGESGWTGKELMESEKLIDKAKALAYQDVENHLLRHENKYYHYFDMREQQLQIIERILPKITALPVIVGQTQLVADFLEDLSEHVHSGNTADQYITKLDRLKANFAEMPLPDTHEKFLAMADLNAIIQEMETYLEIKQSYKGFHNKKGLNPSLA from the coding sequence ATGAAACTGAAACCTTACCGCATCGGCTACCGGACTATGAAGACAGCGCTCGGGGCCGCCATCGCCATTTATTTGGCCCAGTTGATCGGACTCGAATATTATGTATCAGCCGGCATCTTGGCGATCCTGTGCATCCAGCCGACGAAAAAGAAGTCGGTCCGTGCCGCGTTCTCGCGCTTTGTCGCCAGCATGATCGCCATCGGATTCGCCTTTGTCTTTTTTGAACTGGGCATGTATCATCCCATTACGCTGGGCATCTTAATCTTGCTGTTCATTCCGGTGCTCGTCAGTCTCGGGTTTTCGGATGGATTCGTCTCCAGTGCGGTCATTTTGCTTCATTTATACGACGCCAAAAATTTGACCGGCGCATTATTCCTGAACGAAGTGATGTTGATGATGATCGGTTTCGGTACGGCGTTGATTGTCAATATGTATATGCCGAGCATCGAGAAAAAGCTTGACCGCTACCGTGAAGAAGTCGAACGGCTTTATTCGACGATTTTCCGTGAAACGACCATATACTTGCGCCACGGGGAATCGGGGTGGACCGGCAAGGAATTGATGGAATCGGAAAAGCTGATCGATAAAGCCAAAGCGCTCGCTTATCAGGATGTTGAGAATCACTTGCTGCGACACGAAAACAAGTATTATCATTATTTCGATATGCGCGAGCAACAGCTTCAAATCATCGAACGCATCTTGCCGAAAATCACGGCACTCCCGGTGATCGTCGGACAGACCCAGCTTGTTGCTGACTTTTTGGAAGACTTGTCAGAACACGTGCATTCCGGCAATACCGCCGACCAGTACATCACCAAATTGGACCGGCTGAAAGCGAATTTCGCCGAAATGCCGCTTCCGGACACACACGAAAAATTCCTCGCGATGGCGGATTTGAATGCCATCATCCAGGAAATGGAAACCTATCTCGAAATTAAGCAGAGCTATAAAGGCTTCCACAATAAAAAAGGGCTCAACCCAAGCCTAGCCTAA
- the prli42 gene encoding stressosome-associated protein Prli42 gives MRNQAFRKVIVYAMVGLMLLSSLMMGLSFVI, from the coding sequence ATGAGAAACCAAGCTTTCCGTAAAGTCATTGTCTATGCAATGGTCGGATTGATGCTGCTGTCGAGCCTGATGATGGGCTTAAGCTTCGTCATTTAA
- a CDS encoding M20/M25/M40 family metallo-hydrolase yields the protein MKTDRLLEEFLELVQIDSETKEESAIAEILTKKLEALGFSVIEDDSKQRTGHGAGNLVATLEGTKKDAPPIYFTVHMDTVVPGKGIKPEVRDGYVYSDGTTILGADDKAGVAALLELARHLSEESVEHGDIQFLITAGEESGLVGAKEFDASLLKAKFGYAVDSDGQVGGIVTSAPNQAKLWTTIYGKTAHAGVAPEKGVSAITIASKAIARMKLGRIDEETTANIGRFEGGKATNIVCDEVHILSEARSISEDKLADQTAHMESVFEDIAKEMGGRAETDVQLMYPGFRFDEMDPVVDIAKAAAERIGRPSPVLTSGGGSDANIINGHGVPTVNLCVGYEEIHTTNERMPVLELEKLTELLVEIVKEAATR from the coding sequence ATGAAAACCGATCGCTTATTGGAAGAATTTTTGGAGCTTGTGCAAATCGACTCCGAAACAAAAGAAGAATCCGCCATTGCGGAAATATTGACGAAAAAGCTGGAAGCTCTTGGCTTTAGCGTAATCGAAGACGATTCGAAACAACGCACAGGACACGGGGCAGGAAATTTAGTGGCGACGCTTGAAGGCACGAAAAAAGACGCGCCGCCGATTTATTTCACCGTACATATGGATACAGTCGTTCCAGGCAAAGGCATCAAGCCGGAAGTCCGCGACGGCTATGTGTATTCAGACGGCACGACCATCTTAGGCGCTGATGATAAAGCTGGCGTCGCAGCATTATTGGAACTCGCACGCCATTTGTCAGAAGAAAGCGTTGAGCACGGGGATATCCAATTCCTGATCACAGCTGGCGAAGAAAGCGGATTGGTCGGGGCGAAAGAATTCGACGCATCCCTGTTGAAAGCGAAATTCGGTTATGCAGTCGATAGCGACGGCCAAGTCGGCGGCATCGTGACATCTGCGCCGAACCAAGCGAAATTGTGGACAACGATCTACGGCAAGACGGCGCATGCCGGCGTTGCGCCAGAAAAAGGCGTCTCCGCAATCACCATTGCGTCAAAAGCGATCGCGCGCATGAAACTCGGGCGCATCGATGAAGAGACGACCGCCAACATCGGCCGCTTTGAAGGCGGCAAGGCAACCAATATCGTCTGCGACGAAGTCCATATCCTATCTGAAGCCCGCTCGATCAGCGAAGACAAATTGGCTGACCAAACGGCTCATATGGAATCGGTGTTCGAAGATATTGCCAAGGAAATGGGCGGGCGTGCGGAAACAGACGTCCAGCTCATGTACCCAGGCTTCCGTTTTGATGAAATGGACCCTGTCGTAGATATCGCGAAAGCCGCAGCTGAACGCATCGGCCGCCCATCGCCTGTCCTCACAAGCGGAGGCGGAAGCGATGCCAATATCATCAACGGCCACGGCGTTCCGACGGTCAACCTATGTGTCGGCTATGAAGAAATCCACACAACGAACGAACGCATGCCGGTCCTAGAGCTTGAGAAACTGACCGAGCTATTGGTCGAAATCGTCAAAGAAGCAGCCACACGTTAA
- a CDS encoding DNA polymerase IV, whose translation MAGRVIFHIDMNSFYASVEQAHDPSLKGKALAIAGNPKERKGIIVTCSYEARAHGIYTTMQVHEAKKKYPGLLLMPPNFDRYREASRQMFEILRTYTDAVEPVSIDEAYIDVTELSADQHPVDIAKELQQRILKELDLPCSIGIAPNKFLAKTASDMKKPLGITILRKRDIQRILWPREVIEMHGIGESTAKKLNSLKLYTIGDLANAPEGLIKEKMGKNGVRLQARARGEDSREVDPDSIYDRKSVGTSTTLPFDETDLESLQKIFKTLSSKVAARLHAKNLAGPTVSIQTRSADWKNRTRSVTLNNTVWKEQDIMVQAWQLFETHWNGEPLRLVGVTVSNVVDKGDMTEQLSLFNFEEHAKDEPILDLVAKLESRFGKGSVSRGIPYHQSKHDAQTSLSKDFLSDHERKKR comes from the coding sequence ATGGCGGGGCGAGTTATTTTCCACATTGATATGAATAGCTTTTATGCATCCGTCGAGCAGGCGCATGATCCGTCGCTGAAGGGAAAAGCTCTGGCGATTGCGGGAAATCCGAAAGAGCGTAAAGGCATCATCGTCACTTGTTCTTACGAGGCGCGGGCGCATGGCATTTACACGACGATGCAAGTACACGAGGCGAAGAAGAAATACCCGGGGCTCTTGCTGATGCCGCCGAACTTCGACCGCTACCGGGAAGCGTCGCGGCAAATGTTCGAGATCTTGCGCACCTATACCGATGCCGTCGAGCCAGTGTCGATCGATGAAGCTTATATCGACGTGACGGAACTCTCAGCTGACCAGCATCCGGTGGACATTGCAAAAGAGTTGCAGCAGCGCATCCTGAAAGAACTCGACTTGCCATGTTCCATCGGCATCGCGCCGAATAAATTCCTGGCCAAAACGGCGTCCGACATGAAAAAGCCGCTTGGCATCACCATCCTCAGAAAACGCGATATCCAGCGCATCCTATGGCCAAGAGAAGTTATTGAAATGCACGGCATCGGAGAAAGTACCGCGAAAAAGCTCAATAGCTTGAAGCTGTATACAATCGGCGATTTGGCGAATGCGCCCGAGGGCTTGATCAAGGAGAAAATGGGGAAAAACGGCGTGCGGCTGCAGGCGCGTGCCAGAGGAGAAGATAGCCGCGAAGTCGACCCGGATTCAATCTATGACCGCAAAAGTGTCGGCACGTCGACAACTTTGCCATTCGATGAAACCGACCTGGAAAGCTTACAGAAAATCTTCAAGACTTTAAGCTCGAAAGTCGCAGCCAGGTTGCATGCAAAAAACCTGGCAGGGCCGACTGTCAGCATTCAAACGCGCAGCGCAGACTGGAAAAACCGCACCCGCAGCGTCACCTTGAACAATACCGTATGGAAAGAGCAAGACATCATGGTGCAGGCGTGGCAATTATTCGAGACGCATTGGAACGGCGAACCGCTGCGGCTTGTTGGCGTGACCGTCTCAAACGTTGTCGATAAAGGCGACATGACCGAGCAATTATCACTCTTTAATTTCGAGGAGCATGCGAAAGATGAACCAATTCTGGATTTGGTCGCCAAGCTTGAAAGCCGTTTTGGCAAAGGCTCTGTCTCTAGAGGAATTCCGTATCATCAGTCGAAGCATGACGCACAAACCAGTTTAAGCAAAGATTTTCTGAGTGACCACGAGAGGAAGAAACGCTAA
- the rnz gene encoding ribonuclease Z, protein MQVLFLGTGAGMPSKQRNTSALALKLHEERGAVWLFDCGEAVQHQILETTIKPRKIEKIFITHMHGDHIFGLPGLLGSRSFQGGDEPLDLYGPKELKEYVEMTLRLSRTHLTYPIRFHEVKEGIIFEDDTMTVEAGLLAHVIPTYGYRIKQKPLLPKLDMDKAKQLGVPKGPLLAKLKAGETVELEDGRKVESKEVTDPAEPGFTVAILGDTQYCAKSEQLSQDADLVVHEATFDGETEKLAKEYGHSTTLDAANVARRARAQKLIVNHMSARFMVEHEKELLKSMRQVHEDSEIAHDFDEFGWNKKERKMMKILDN, encoded by the coding sequence ATGCAAGTATTATTTTTAGGAACAGGGGCAGGCATGCCGTCGAAACAACGCAATACTTCGGCGCTTGCCTTGAAATTACATGAAGAACGGGGAGCTGTCTGGCTGTTTGACTGCGGGGAAGCGGTCCAGCACCAGATCCTCGAAACGACCATCAAGCCGAGAAAAATCGAGAAGATCTTCATTACCCATATGCACGGTGACCATATTTTTGGCTTGCCGGGGCTATTGGGATCGCGATCGTTTCAAGGCGGCGATGAGCCGCTCGACTTATACGGCCCGAAAGAGCTGAAGGAATATGTGGAAATGACCTTGCGCTTGAGCCGAACGCACTTGACTTATCCTATCCGTTTCCATGAAGTGAAAGAAGGCATCATCTTTGAAGATGACACGATGACCGTCGAAGCGGGTCTCTTGGCGCACGTCATCCCGACTTACGGCTATCGCATCAAGCAAAAACCGTTGTTGCCGAAGCTCGATATGGACAAAGCGAAACAGCTCGGTGTTCCCAAAGGCCCGCTGCTTGCCAAGTTAAAGGCGGGCGAAACCGTAGAACTTGAGGATGGCCGTAAAGTGGAATCCAAAGAAGTGACCGACCCGGCAGAACCCGGCTTTACGGTCGCAATCCTCGGCGACACCCAGTATTGCGCGAAGTCGGAACAATTATCGCAAGATGCCGACCTAGTCGTCCATGAAGCGACGTTCGACGGCGAAACGGAAAAACTCGCCAAGGAATACGGACATTCGACGACTTTGGATGCGGCCAATGTGGCAAGACGAGCCCGTGCTCAAAAACTCATCGTCAACCATATGAGTGCGAGGTTTATGGTGGAACATGAAAAAGAATTGTTGAAAAGCATGCGCCAAGTCCACGAGGATAGTGAAATCGCCCACGACTTTGATGAATTTGGATGGAATAAAAAAGAGCGTAAAATGATGAAAATTCTAGATAACTGA